In Papaver somniferum cultivar HN1 unplaced genomic scaffold, ASM357369v1 unplaced-scaffold_114, whole genome shotgun sequence, a genomic segment contains:
- the LOC113328843 gene encoding uncharacterized protein LOC113328843 — MASITTALQALLVQQPTPAVREHVEHANSNRDEVDDEENPFADDVNPFATLHNNRTLAPDTVQNAAALIHWESGFKTEIPEFHGNSSAEELLDWIVTVEEILEFKRAPTDRCVPVLTMRFRGRAAAWWAQLKTTRARLGKPKIMSWDKLSSKLKKTFLPYNYDQLMFQRLHTIRQGTRSVADYSTEFFLLLHRVDVQDSERQLVARFTAGLRQQIQHTINLFNPLTLSEAHQQALTIEAQTKSSFSSWSSIRSLRPNTPQTVPDDAAPVKTDSSIVPALDQRQTRPNSIRCFSCGDIGHRQSNCPTRNRRGLLLDTAGNDVEVTYDEETTDPQDEVEVLTADSGPALMLRRVCLAPRGTDINPQRHNLFHSKCTIGGKVCNFIIDSGSSENVIAEEVLNKLQLSTELHPNPYKLAWLDRKTDVLITRRALISFSVGDSYKDQIHCDIAPMDACHLLLGLPWLFDLRVQHDGYRNTYSFRYNNHNFTLHPSLPEKQHTPSAPVLLAAKGF; from the coding sequence ATGGCTTCCATCACAACCGCGCTCCAAGCCCTTCTTGTTCAGCAACCAACACCCGCAGTGCGCGAACATGTTGAACACGCTAACAGTAACAGGGATGAAGTTGATGACGAAGAAAACCCGTTTGCAGACGACGTTAACCCCTTTGCTACTCTACACAACAATCGTACCCTAGCACCAGATACCGTTCAAAATGCAGCAGCGCTTATTCATTGGGAATCGGGTTTCAAAACCGAGATACCAGAGTTTCATGGAAATTCTTCAGCTGAAGAACTGCTCGATTGGATAGTCACGGTAGAAGAAATTCTAGAGTTCAAACGAGCTCCAACGGATCGATGTGTTCCTGTTTTAACAATGCGTTTTCGTGGAAGAGCAGCTGCATGGTGGGCACAATTGAAGACAACTCGTGCACGTCTCGGAAAACCAAAGATCATGTCCTGGGATAAGCTTTCGTCGAAACTTAAGAAAACATTCTTGCCTTACAATTATGATCAGCTTATGTTTCAACGTCTCCATACCATCCGCCAAGGCACCCGCTCTGTAGCTGATTACTCTACCGAattttttttacttcttcatcGTGTAGATGTACAAGATTCTGAGCGTCAGTTGGTAGCACGATTTACAGCAGGGTTACGGCAACAGATTCAACACACCATCAATCTTTTCAACCCTCTGACACTTTCCGAAGCACATCAACAAGCTTTGACCATTGAAGCACAAACAAAATCATCATTCTCCTCTTGGTCTAGTATTCGTTCTTTGCGTCCAAATACACCTCAGACAGTACCAGACGATGCTGCACCTGTCAAAACAGATTCTTCCATTGTTCCTGCTCTTGACCAGCGACAAACTCGACCAAACTCAATTCGTTGCTTTTCTTGTGGAGATATAGGTCATCGACAGTCTAACTGCCCCACTAGAAACAGAAGAGGCCTCCTCCTTGACACTGCTGGTAATGACGTTGAAGTAACTTACGATGAAGAAACTACGGATCCACAAGATGAAGTGGAGGTTCTTACAGCTGATAGTGGACCAGCATTAATGTTAAGACGTGTGTGTTTAGCTCCGCGTGGAACAGATATTAACCCTCAACGACATAATCTTTTTCATtcaaagtgtactattggaggcaAGGTGTGCAACTTcataattgattctggaagtaGCGAAAACGTCATTGCTGAGGAAGTTTTaaacaaacttcaattatcaacagAACTACATCCTAACCCCTACAAGTTGGCATGGTTAGATCGGAAAACCGATGTACTCATAACTCGACGAGCATTAATTTCTTTCTCGGTGGGTGATTCATATAAGGATCAGATTCATTGTGATATTGCTCCAATGGATGCTTGCCATCTACTCTTAGGACTCCCTTGGTTATTTGATCTTCGAGTACAACACGATGGCTATCGTAATACCTACAGTTTTCGTTACAATAATCACAATTTCACTCTACATCCTTCTTTGCCCGAGAAACAACATACACCATCAGCTCCAGTCCTTCTTGCAGCAAAAGGCTTTTGA
- the LOC113328844 gene encoding uncharacterized protein LOC113328844 — protein MVIALNSIVSRKAPGPDGFPSHFFKYSWSIVGDDMVACIQNFFTKSKLLKEVNNTFITLIAKNKNPPTVSDFRPISCCNVLYKCITKIISLRMKRILWGLISHNQSAFIPGRSIQVNIMLAHELVRNFHKLNGSPRCALKIDLRKAYDIVKWSVIFHVLKQLGFPDVFINWISLCITSAKFSVLVNGSPYGFFGATRGLRQGCPISPYLFVLAMEMLNVTLLRQVQLQNFGFHPRCNLTRLTHMCFADDVMLFFKGTTSAAYSIKVAFNEFSVCTGLEMNNQKTSLFHYEIEDVTLQQIITILDCSVGELPVIYLGILLLSTRLSYRDCLPLLEKVDDRLNSWKPKYLDYPRRALLIKFVLSGMLYFWFSCFILPERDCSWCWRRILEHRELAKQHIGTLLGDDNSSNFLYDNWHPKGRLVDWVDSNILETIGASDNTLVAEFISEDDWNFPSYMEDNVQEMVQQISTAYFNVPERDQIFWKPSITGQFSMKHTYIALSDHLPSPPWNYLVWFKKHIPRHSFISWLAFHRRLKTRSKLLGWGTISDASCILCGEAMETEDHLFHDCMFSSGIWNGILLKLVYVRVLPNTWEEEIYWCLQNFKGHDSVAVINRLVLNAFIYHIWRERNNIIFRSSFNSQDQVSLLIVQDVRFKVSAINCKEEDNSNVRWFMSRWRIDCLFFQPDTIECTWLAPATDETMTNTDGSMSDDAGSFGAILRDHTAEVISAASGSSPPISVLAHEIQGVELGLKMALKFDKLKIHIASDSMVVYNLLTNPTSEPPWNVLQIGRRIKHLRRKFVSWKVTHCYRETNRAADHLAGKYLSDTWLEKERDRHLLSCPAGDGAITPFEAQISALDNEKAQLEHTLNFVLADHRLIITMQLQKKLNDVMGEKQRLDDELNGMEAQFEVELDLNVFYGGKR, from the exons ATGGTTATAGCTTTAAATTCTATTGTCTCTAGGAaggctccaggtccagatggattccCAAGCCATTTCTTCAAATATAGTTGGTCCATTGTGGGTGATGACATGGTAGCTTGTATTCAAAATTTCTTCACCAAATCTAAGTTGTTAAAGGAAGTAAATAACACTTTTATCACCTTAATTGCTAAGAATAAGAATCCTCCAACTGTCTCAGATTTTAGGCCCATATCTTGCTGTAATGTCCTCTACAAGTGTATTACTAAAATTATCTCTCTTAGAATGAAGAGGATATTATGGGGTCTTATCAGTCACAATCAATCTGCCTTTATTCCTGGCAGAAGTATTCAAGTTAACATTATGTTAGCTCATGAGTTGGTCAGGAATTTTCACAAATTAAATGGGTCTCCAAGATGTGCTCTAAAAATTGACTTAAGGAAAGCTTATGACATAGTCAAGTGGAGtgttatttttcatgttctaAAACAATTGGGGTTTCCAGATGTGTTCATTAATTGGATTTCTCTTTGTATAACTTCAGCTAAATTTTCTGTGCTTGTGAATGGTTCACCTTATGGTTTCTTTGGAGCTACAAGAGGACTCAGACAAGGGTGTCCAATCTCTCCTTATTTGTTTGTCTTAGCTATGGAGATGCTGAATGTTACTCTGCTCAGACAGGTGCAGCTGCAGAATTTTGGTTTTCACCCAAGATGTAATCTTACAAGGCTTACTCATATGTGCTTTGCAGATGATGTAATGCTCTTCTTTAAAGGTACCACTTCAGCTGCTTATAGTATCAAAGTTGCTTTTAATGAATTTAGTGTGTGTACTGGGCTTGAAATGAATAACCAAAAAACCTCTTTATTTCATTATGAAATTGAAGATGTTACTCTACAACAAATTATTACTATTCTAGATTGCTCTGTGGGGGAGTTACCTGTCATATATTTAGGAATTCTTTTATTATCAACTAGATTATCTTATAGAGACTGCCTTCCTTTGCTAGAGAAAGTAGATGACAGATTAAATTCTTGGAAGCCAAAATACCTAGATTATCCAAGGAGGGCTTTATTGATTAAATTTGTTCTAAGTGGTATGCTTTACTTCTGGTTTTCTTGTTTCATACTTCCAGAAAGA GATTGTTCTTGGTGCTGGAGAAGAATATTAGAGCACAGAGAATTAGCAAAACAACATATTGGCACTCTCTTAGGAGACGACAATTCTAGCAATTTCTTATATGATAATTGGCATCCCAAGGGGAGACTAGTGGATTGGGTTGACTCAAATATTCTTGAAACTATTGGTGCCTCTGATAACACTTTGGTGGCAGAGTTCATTTCTGAAGATGATTGGAATTTTCCCTCTTATATGGAAGACAATGTCCAAGAAATGGTTCAGCAAATCAGTACTGCATATTTTAATGTTCCTGAAAGGGATCAAATCTTTTGGAAACCTAGCATCACAGGTCAGTTCTCAATGAAACATACTTATATTGCTTTGTCTGATCATCTGCCTTCCCCTCCTTGGAATTATCTTGTTTGGTTCAAAAAGCATATACCTAGACACTCTTTCATCTCTTGGCTTGCTTTTCATAGAAGGTTAAAAACTAGAAGCAAATTGTTAGGTTGGGGAACTATCTCAGATGCTTCATGTATTTTGTGTGGAGAAGCTATGGAAACTGAAGACCATCTGTTTCATGACTGCATGTTTTCTTCTGGTATTTGGAATGGGATTCTTTTGAAATTAGTCTATGTTAGAGTGCTTCCTAACACTTGGGAGGAGGAAATATATTGGTGTCTTCAAAACTTCAAAGGCCATGATAGTGTGGCTGTCATTAATAGGCTAGTACTAAATGCTTTCATCTACCACATTTGGAGAGAAAGAAATAATATAATTTTTAGATCCTCTTTCAACTCTCAAGATCAAGTTAGTCTGCTTATTGTTCAAGATGTGAGATTTAAAGTGTCTGCAATCAACTGTAAAGAAGAGGATAACTCTAATGTGAGATGGTTTATGAGCAGATGGAGAATTGATTGTTTATTTTTCCAACCAGATACTATTGAGTGTACTTGGCTTGCTCCTGCCACTGATGAAACAATGACAAATACTGATGGTTCAATGTCTGATGATGCTGGAAGTTTTGGTGCTATACTTAGAGATCATACTGCAGAGGTTATAAGTGCTGCTAGTGGAAGTAGTCCCCCTATTTCAGTCTTGGCTCATGAGATTCAGGGTGTTGAGTTAGGGTTAAAAATGGCTCTCAAGTTTGATAAGCTTAAAATACACATTGCTTCAGATTCCATGGTTGTGTATAATCTGCTCACCAATCCTACATCAGAACCGCCTTGGAATGTCTTACAAATTGGGAGAAGGATAAAGCATCTGAGAAGGAAGTTTGTTTCATGGAAAGTTactcactgttacagagaaaccaaTAGAGCAGCTGACCATCTTGCAGGGAAGTATCTCAGTGATACTTGG CTTGAGAAGGAGCGCGACAGGCACTTGCTATCATGTCCTGCCGGCGATGGTGCCATTACGCCTTTTGAGGCGCAGATTAGTGCCTTAGATAATGAGAAGGCTCAATTGGAACATACCTTGAATTTCGTTCTAGCTGATCAT AGGCTCATAATCACAATGCAGTTACAGAAGAAACTGAACGATGTCATGGGAGAAAAGCAAAGATTGGATGATGAGCTGAATGGCATGGAAGCTCAATTCGAAGTAGAGCTAGATCTGAACGTGTTTTATGGAGGGAAAAGATGA